The Brassica napus cultivar Da-Ae chromosome C1, Da-Ae, whole genome shotgun sequence DNA segment cataagagaaacacttatacactttaatgaacggtaaagggaatactttcaattcgttttgaaatttgttatttcatggtttatgatcatctatacaaagaatcctcaatggtatgcattacaattgtataagaaatgaaatacggcaaaaaaaaattgatgttttgaaaccccaaacactagttcatcggtatttcctcggaatattccgacggaattccgagggaTATTTTAGTatccgtcagaatttcctcggaatattttcatttaaccgggcaaatatttcgcgaaaattgaaattagaattccgacggaattccgacggatagtatccgtcggaccctaggttttataaccacgagccgcttcttcttccccatttctctcttcttcctctgcgcggctcctctctcctctccggcgatttcccccttcTCTCCGAGGATATCTcaggcgatctcccccttctcttacacaaatcatgtaaggaccctatcccactctcttaggttttATTTGATAggttttgtgtagatttgatagatttttggtAGGGTGATtagttaggattgtgatttggctatataataggtttagaattgtgatttggttgaataatttgttttgttgaattgatttaaaatttttttatatattttttatttttttgtatttataaaatcgatttttgtatataaattcgatttttgtgtataaattcgatttttgtattttacaaaacgattttttgtatataaattcgattttttggactttacaaaacgttttttgtatataaattcgatttttaggattttacaaaacatttttaatatctataaaactttttttgtgattaaaaactattatttgggatttaaaatatatatatatatatatatatatatatatatatatatatatatatatatatatatatatatatatatatatttctatatttattaaacatttttaatattgttaaaactattttttgtaattattaaactatttttcatttattaaaactattttttgtttattagaactatttttatatatttattaaacatttttaatatctataaaactttttttgtgattaaaaactattatttaggattttgttttaaaatatatatatatatatatatatatatatattatataaatttctatatttattaaacatttttaatattattaagactattttttgtaattattaaactatttttcatttattaaaactattttttgtttattagaactatttttatatatttattaaacatttttaatatctataaaactttttttgtgattaaaaactattatttgagatttaaaaaaaaaaaaaattaatttatatatttccatatttattaaatattttttttttaatttacaggtctcatgatgatcagacccggcctcgacagcgtcgtggtcgtggttgtacggggagccagtctcgggattccagcaaTTTTCatgattccccttcgccccacagctcctaccatacatctccctctgctgcacccgctcctgctcctctcgctcccgctgctgcacccgctcctgctcctccgggtcctccgggagtgatgagtgttgcggagttggttcgacagcccggtcgtgaccatcttccctatctcactccgtatccacatggacggggtcaaacatggtaatttaacattttttttaattaaaatttgattcattattaaccgtttgttctttttattaggttcaaccgatctgggaacgggatcagcgcatggatcaaccgtatgatgtactcggccctcgacaagggacatccgactttcactgacttccctaccgacaagcagcatctgtggtttcgtcagtttgcggtaagtatcctaattttttacttatatttttaatgtttaatataaattttctactaattgtgtttttttttccagcaagaattcaactggaattccgatgagacgctctttatctatcaccacttcgtccataaagttatggacaactatgggaagcagatccacgagtgaaagaagaagtggaaaatcaacaaggtttgtttttaatttattaaacaattttttaatttattaaacgattttttaatttatttaacttttttcttttttttattattaaaaggtcccaaagtcgataaacaacacggtctggacggagttgtgtgcgcattgggataaggaagagacgaaagaaacttcttccaccaactccaccaaccgcaggagcgaccgtaaagggaagggcatcttcaagcataacttgggtactcaatctattgcctctctgggagatcgcatggtaagttcagtcgctttttcttcaattatttaagttttgaaattttatttttttgtgcacttcttctaatttctaatgtttctttaatttatgtttttttcaaggcgaaagaaaatgatggcgagccggttgatgatctcgccctaatgaagagggcgtataccaacaagaagaccggccagattgatgacggtcttgtgagggaagtggtcaccctggtccaaactcaggtgcaggacgaagtgtctcagcttcaaaccgaggatgacgcttcgacggcttcgaccaacttgtccggtttcgaatcaacgaaatcgttgaatccgtaagtttttttttaaagttcaattcatttatttcttgatttaaatttggcaattttctatttcagtcggttccaaagaagaagggacgtttggtcggtttgggtcgtcgcacccggtcggttcctccttcttctgcaccaccgccctttgttgatccagaagtacttacggctcagttgaaggacaaggatgatcgcatatctttgttggagacccagatggcggctcaacaggcgggctatgaggcacagaggaggttgaaccagcaaatgatggagatgatgcagaggatgtacccgaacgaggtgttcccggacgtgatgatgtgtcgagttttaaaacgattatctaactgcaagtgcacagtaaagtgtgcagtagtaatgcgggatcgaatccacagggaccgatgatcacacgtagagttgcagacaagttaatagctacagcgaacgaagatatatttttgatggtttttatttaattttctttagtgtcacaaaacataaacaagctgtaaaaagatgatttaaacgatttgaaaactattttaaaacaaacgttgggcattgggaattctcagggatttctttttaatcaagatacaattaatggcagacacagggatatattaagaaccgtctagaactcaaacacgatattaaaattaacctacttccgtagcgctaattctctatgttatagaaatccccacactaacttccgctgagtttcaatttctaaacaagcattaagaacaggttcaatatgttcacaaagcgcaataacatcaacttccgagggttaaggacactttgctcatctaaagtattttcggaagttcaaacaatcactttcggtgcatcaaacaatctgatatcatgaactaagtgatcaattcagttcaagcagtaagaaatccattagatgaagaaccaaaacgtaatcccttagtctacacacgttttatgaatcaaaacatcaagaaatcccctatgagaacccctaaacccaactagatgactactcacacataactaagcaagaacaacacgtttttgatgaagaaaacatgataagattgtattaaaacagagtaaaggttcagaagatcttctccaaatggttttgagatgaactcctttacaaatcttcacaaatcacacaaaacaagttacaaaactctcaaatctctctcaagaacttgtaaatctccttcttggtcgtCTCTAATCTTTTCTGAGTCCCCAAAAGTCCCGTTTTTCGTCCCTtcttgaggggagtgggtaaaaaggagtgaaaagctcattggtgcgtgtggagcccgtagagcgtgggatcggtcgatcctcAATGgtcggatcggtcgatctagtgcatgcttttcttcttagctctggatcggtcgatccacagacaatggatcggtcgatctatgtcctgtgcgatcaatacttctcattcggtccattgttcggtccatcttgcttctgaataaattccgaatgcgttcttttcttgcaagctatctagtaacctgcatattacacttaagaacaccaaaacgcatcaaatagaccaaaacattaattaaaaccgaccatttaattgctccaaaacgagttaaAAACCGTTAcaaacacggaatatcaactcccccagacttgaatctttgcttgtcctcaagtaaagaggattaaaatttgggagctcactaaccctcagtagaccttaccttgtgatttcgctaaccacttaaatcagagactgtcaaggcattcattccaaatccccaccaagaccgcgcaaacctttccatatttcagacctgcaagtctcagtttcaagtaatcaactctttacattcattaaaaagggcgtgacctttccaccaaagatatctccatcaggtataacgggctcggtgtttgggaggctgttttagtgtttaattaggtgaggctcaagtgtttgtgggtatcagcaataacaaaaaatgcaaaacattatgcaaaatcgctGGAGAAACCGAGTATATTGATAACCACGTTTTCGAACTGCTGaagtctcaaatgatcaaaacccaacaaatctcaaactctaacccCAAATTTAAACAACGCATCATCTCtggtacacaaaataaaaataaaatgtctaaatcaaatctactgaatgagatataaacatgaacttcttttttttttttttttttttttttttttttttttagaatcgaCCGATTACTTGCAAATGTTTTGTGGTAATCAATCGATTCAtatctggatttttttttttttattttagaacgaaaacttatacaaaccgaaatcgaatatatacactgcgatgcaatcacacacttacaacacccaatttttctatttacacctctagacacacaggtccgtgtctaaccacctaaatgttccgatcctacctaagcagtcggatgaaccatgtctaccctaatctctccattgtttttgcacatgtatgcacatatgatcagtgtgtaagaatgcatggagatgaaataaaagggtaaggtgtaggtgtggtaccaaactattgatgagtctggccattcaggattattaaagagtggtaaaatgtggtaaagaaaatcctgaatgtgtatatggtgtaccgtttcctgatgttgattcctggtcaaaagaaattaaattcattaatggtcaaaaatagttgagtcgattacaattcaccgagacttgataaaagatttaaggagaggttgtttggtcaagtggttcctcggtttgtctgcgctaacagtcctgaaaaatggccaatatgaaatgtaatgcacaacacacaaggaaatagtctaataatcatcacagggtctgataaaaatacgtagagagtttttaaaacacaagcaaatccgataaactaagaaaataaaagaaataatagcaatatggtacataagtagcatcctcccccagacttacttcacaccgtctcgGTGTGAAAATAATTCCAAGAGAGATTACCGATCAGGCGTTGCGGTCAGTGCGCCTCTTCGAGCGCCTCTCCAAtgctccatcatcatcagagtcctCCGCTGCCTCAGGTCCAGCAGCGGTGTCGTGAGCGCCTGAGTCGTCATCGCTATCTCCAGAAACAGCTGGCTGTGATGCGCATCCCTTCTTAATGTTGCAGATTCCCTTCCACATCTTCAGCAGTatggagttgttggtttgatggcTCTTGATGGACCAAGCGTTGATCTCAGCAGCGGATGCAGTAGCGGGAGGTGCTGGTGGCAGCATATACGGAGTGAAATCCGTGGGGAAAAGACTTTCCTCATCTTCAGGCTCCTCCTCTATATCATCATGTGGTGCCTGCTGGTGTGTCGATGATGATGcgactcctttcttcttcagtgtcgCGGGTCTGGCGCAGAGAAATGCAGGCGGTGGTAGAAATATGAGAGCACCTGGATCAGTCAGCTCGGTGATGGCGGTATAGGGTAGTTTGACAAATTGCTCTCTCCCTTGTGGGTCATGGAACTGGTAGATATGAGGGGCTGACTTGTCGATGCTACCTCGCCAAGGGCCGGTGAGGTAGTGGCTGCTAATGAGTGCTCTCATGTCGAAAAAGTTCTGATGCATCCCCTTCTTATCCACCACTCTGTCAAAAGGTGGAAGAAACACTCCACATTGCCTTAAGATCCGTGTGATAACCGCTCCAAACCCACATCTCTTCGTGTCTGAAACTTTGAAGTACGCAAGCTTCTCCGCGATCACAGCTCCTATGTTTATGTCCTTCCCGCTAACATAGGTAATGTCTGCGCCCTGAGGCCATAGGTGTCCAGCCCCGATGAACAGAAGAGCTAGCTCATCTTTTGTCACTGCAGCGGGTTCTGTCTTCCCATAGATAACACTGCTGATCACTCTCACTGCATATCGCAGAACAGGGCTACGAATTCTAGCTTGCTTGGCCTCTCGAGAGATGAAGTTTCCTGAAGCGATGAATTTCCAGAAATCATTGTGTTCCGGGAAGTCAGGAACACAAGATTGACGTCCTTTCCCGAACCCAAAGACGTCGCACAGCTGAAAGATGGTCATGGAGTGGAACTGCCTGTTCACAATGAAGGAGAACATCGCCTTATCAGCTACCGGGTTGTCCTCGTCAGGATGGTAGAGGCGGGCTGATGCGAGGAACTGCCTGGTCAAATCAGCATAGCAATCACAGTGGAGATCGAAGATGTACCCCAGGCCAATCTTCTCGAACAAGGCTTCAATATCCTCGGTTATCCCCAATGCATCTGTAGTGTCTCTGTGAGCGAAGCGCGACGGACATATTTCCACTCCCCTCATCTGCTCgtagaaatcatcatcatgTATATCCCACTGCTGGGTTATCTCTCGATTCGCAGGATGAGACCTATCCGTCTTTCGGAAATTGCCCTTTGTGCTGAGCCTAGCAGTCTGTACCGAGGAACTCCCACGCTCACCcttcttcttctgtctcttaGGCATTATCTGCAAAATTAATTCATCAAAACCCAAGTAAGAGACAAATAGAAAAACACTCTTATAAAATCAATTCTGATCAATCCCctaaacatgtaaaaatttaGCACACATCTCTTCTCAAAACTCAAGATAACACATCACACTCCATtccaattttcgtttttcaattaaactcaaaattaaaatttttatttttcagttccAAATTCATAATTGCTTAAAGAAATCATGCTGCAAAGTGTTAATCATCATGAATATTCAAGCATTTCATTCAAACAATTagaatttcagttttaatttgaACTTTTATCAACATTATGACCATTGGAAATTATTTCTCTAAAATCTCAATTCAACCCACGAAATTGGCAATCAAGGTAACCCATGAGTATAATCATCACAAATAAACCATCCTAGATGCCATTCCATTTAGAATTCGGAGATTCCCCAACATCAAACCCTAGGGCGATTTTAGATTCCAAAATTAGAGAGTCATACCTGTGTCTTGATGAAAACTGATGGTAGAAACGGATAGAGCTTGAAAAACTAATGAGTTTAGCACCAAGAATTACAAAAATCGGATGAGAGATGATGGAAATCGAATTTGGTGTTCTTGAgaggtttgagagagtttgagaggagaggaagatgaaatgatatgtgttttgatcGATATTTTCGCGAGTTGGGTGTTCTATGGGTGTTTTCCGgtttaaattaagtgaaatcAAACCGGGCAATACTTAcct contains these protein-coding regions:
- the LOC125580928 gene encoding uncharacterized protein LOC125580928; protein product: MPKRQKKKGERGSSSVQTARLSTKGNFRKTDRSHPANREITQQWDIHDDDFYEQMRGVEICPSRFAHRDTTDALGITEDIEALFEKIGLGYIFDLHCDCYADLTRQFLASARLYHPDEDNPVADKAMFSFIVNRQFHSMTIFQLCDVFGFGKGRQSCVPDFPEHNDFWKFIASGNFISREAKQARIRSPVLRYAVRVISSVIYGKTEPAAVTKDELALLFIGAGHLWPQGADITYVSGKDINIGAVIAEKLAYFKVSDTKRCGFGAVITRILRQCGVFLPPFDRVVDKKGMHQNFFDMRALISSHYLTGPWRGSIDKSAPHIYQFHDPQGREQFVKLPYTAITELTDPGALIFLPPPAFLCARPATLKKKGVASSSTHQQAPHDDIEEEPEDEESLFPTDFTPYMLPPAPPATASAAEINAWSIKSHQTNNSILLKMWKGICNIKKGCASQPAVSGDSDDDSGAHDTAAGPEAAEDSDDDGALERRSKRRTDRNA